AAGTTCTGGAAGTAAATCCTGATGAACATCGTATCGCGCTTTCAATTAAAGCTTTAGAAGAAAAACCAGCTGAAGAAAAGATTGTTGCAGAAGATAGCTATGAGTTACCAGAAGAAAGTACTGGTTTTACAATGGGGGATATCTTAGGTCAAGCTTTAGCTGATAACGACGAAGATGCAAATGAAGAAACAATGATTTCAGAAGATGCAAATGACGTAGTGGAAGAAGACGAAGCGTAATTTTTTATAAGTTGTAAAAAATAGTGAGATACTGCATAATTTCTCTTATGAGATGCAGTATCTCTTTTATTTGATTTTACTTGCATGTTTTCTTGGCTTTAGGTAAACTAAGAAAGATTGTGCAAGTGGACTGTATTATCAGATGAATTTTATTATGATAAAGATAGAATTTTTAATTAGAAGAAAATGTTATAAAGAAATAAGGAGGTAGAGTTATGGCAAATCCAACTCTTGCAATTGTCGGCCGTCCTAATGTGGGAAAATCGACAATTTTTAACCGTATTGCTGGTGAGCGTATTTCAATTGTGGAAGATACTCCAGGCGTTACCCGGGATCGAATTTATGCAAATGGAGAATGGCTGGGTCGCGATTTCAGTATTATTGATACTGGCGGAATTGATTTGGGCGATGAACCTTTTATGGAGCAAATTAAACATCAAGCAGAAATTGCAATTGATGAAGCAGACGTTATCATTTTTGTTACTAGCGCCAAAGAGGGTGTTACAGATGCTGACGAAATGGTGGCGCGTATTTTATATCGCAGCAATAAGCCGGTAATTTTAGCTGTTAATAAAGTGGATAATCCTGAAATGCGTTCTGAAATTTATGAATTTTATTCTTTAGGTTTGGGCGATCCGTATCCCATATCTGGTAGTCATGGATTGGGACTTGGGGATGTACTAGATGAAGCAGTTAAGCATTTTACTGACGAGATGGAAGAAGAAGATGAAGGGGTCATTAAATTTAGTTTGATTGGTCGACCGAATGTAGGCAAATCTTCTTTAATTAATGCGATTTTAGGTGAAGATCGCGTAATTGTTTCTGATATCGAAGGAACAACTCGTGATGCCATTGATACGCATTTTATTTCTGAAAATGGACAAGAATTTTTAATGATTGATACAGCTGGTATGCGTAAACGAGGAAAAGTTTATGAAAGTACCGAAAAGTATTCTGTAATGCGGGCAATGCGTGCGATTGAACGTTCCGATGTGGTTTTAATGGTCTTAAATGGTGAAGAAGGTATTCGTGAACAAGATAAACGAGTAGCCGGGTATGCCCATGAGGCCGGTAAAGGAATAATTATTGTCGTTAACAAGTGGGATTTGGTTGAAAAAGAAACAAATACCATGCGCGACTTTGAAACAGAAATAAGAGATGAATTTCAATATTTGGATTATGCACCAATTATTTTTGTTTCAGCTGTTACAAAACAACGCCTAAACAAGTTACCTGAACTAATTGAAGAAGTTAGCATGAACCAAAATTTACGGGTTCCATCAGCCGTGTTAAATGATATTATCATGGATGCTGTTGCGATCAATCCAACGCCAACAGATAAAGGGAAACGGTTAAAGATTTTTTATGCGACTCAAGTAGCTGTAAAACCGCCAACATTCATTATTTTTGTGAACGAAGAAGAGCTGATGCATTTTTCTTACGCACGCTTTTTAGAAAATCAAATCCGGAAAGCTTTTACTTTTGAAGGCACACCAATTCGTGTCATTGCAAGACGCAGAAAATAGCGATTTTATCATATTTTTATTGCTTTATCAAAAGATAGCGCTCCTTTTTGATAAAAAGAAGAAGCTAGGTTAAAAAAGCTCTTTAAAATGCCCAAAATCCTTGATATTACAAGGTTCTTGTGATAACGTAGTATCAGAATATTGATACTGATCAATATTTTTCACAAAAGTTTGGACCACTCAAATTTTTTGTGAATTGATGTTTACATCATGACTCTTTTTAGGAGGTGAAATCATCCATGGCAAATAAAGCTGAATTGATCGAAAAAGTTGCACAAGCTACTGACTTAACTAAGAAAGATGCTACTGCAGCTGTAGATGCTGTTTTCTCAACAATCCAAGATGCTTTAGCTAAAGGTGAAAAAGTTCAATTAATCGGTTTTGGTAACTTTGAAGTTCGCTCTCGTGCGGCTCGTAAAGGACGTAATCCACAAACTGGTGATGAAATTGAAATCCCTGCAAGCAAAGTACCTGCTTTCAAACCAGGTAAAGCATTGAAAGATGCTGTGAAATAATTGCAGTGAAAAGACCGTTGGAGCTCTAGAGCTCTGACGGTTTTTTTGTTGTTTTAGAAGGCTAGCTCGTAAAATTTTTTAGATAAAACGATTTATTGAGAAGTATAGCTTAAAGTTCTGTTTTTTTATTAGATAAATTTAGTCAATTTTCTCCATTTAAAGCTTCCTTTAAGTTTAGCAAATTATACTGTAAGTATCTTAAAAGAAGGAGTGGTAGTGGTAATGATAAAAAAGGCTTTTTTACTAGTATTAGTCCTAACGGCAACCTTTTTGCTTCAAACAACAACTTTTAAGACGAATAAAAAAGGAATACAATCTTTTGAAAAAACAACTAATACAATAAATTTAGATCAAAAACTAGTTTCAGATACATTACTAGATATACCTCTTGAAAATCAATTTGAGGGTGATGTTCCACTTGAAAATGGTTGCGAAATAACAGCACTTTCGATGTTGCTGCAATTTTATGGTTATGAGACAAATAAAAATGAATTAGCACAAAAGTTAGTTTATGTACCTGTTTATGAAGATGAGGAAAATGACATCCATGGGGATCCCCGTAGCGGATTTGTTGGGAATATTTACGAGGGTTATCTAGCAATGGGTGGTTTTGTAGAACCAGTAGCCAAAGTAGCAAAAACAATTGTTCAAAATGATTACCACGTTATGAATTCAAATAATACGGATTTTGATGTTTTATTGCAACAAGTAAAGGCAGGTTCACCTGTATGGATTGTGACTACAGTAGATTTCGTTGTGCCAACTGAAGGAGATTTTATGCTATGGCAAACGAATAATGGAAGTGTTTCAGTAACATCGTTATGTCATGCGGTGGTTATGACAGGTGTTAAAGGATCAAATGTCTATGTTAATGATCCTTATGGGCAAAAAAACAAAGCTGTTAATTATGAGATTCTAAAAAGAATATACGAAAAGATGGGATCACAGTCACTTTATTTAATAAAATAGTTATCAGAATTTTATTACAGGTTTCATTGCTAAGATGGAAATCTTCTGTGCGCTCTTGTTTTTGGAGTACAATTAGTTTTTTTAATTTATAAGTAGTAAAAAAAATACTTTAGCTTTTTTAGATACTAACCAAAGTTTAAACTATTAAAAGGAAAAAAGAAAAGTTACACTATCGCTGTTCGTTAAAAAATTGGTTGTCCTCAAGACTGCACTGCAGTTTTGAGCTTTTTTTATTTATTTACAGCATAAAGGAAACTTTGTTGAAAATCATTTATAACAAGAATTATCGCATTAAAATAAGGCGAGTAATAATTGTATTCGTTAGAAAAGAATAGAAAATTCAACAATGAAAGTTTTGATTAGTGTGTCTAGTTGAAATAGAGGGTAGGCCGCCCCCTTTTAAAAATGGAAAATAAAAAATATTCTGAAAATTCGTTGACTTTAAGTGTGGAACACGATATATTTAATAAAATTAATTGAAAATACACTTTTTAGGAATAGAGGAAACCTTTATGCGTAAATCTAACTTGAATCATAAAATCGTCATTTTAATTATCAAGTCCAGGACTTAGAACACGGAGAAGTAATAAATCCGATTGTTTGAGTCCTATTTGCGTTAGCGAGAGGGATTCTTACTAAAGCATCCCAAAATGTTGGGATGCTTTTTTTCTTAAATTAATAAAATAGGAGCTGATGAAATGAGAAGTGATCAAATAAAAAAAGGACTCGATGCGGCACCAGCTCGTAGTTTATTGTATGCAACCGGACATGTTAAAAATATTCAAGATATGAATAAGCCTTTTATTGCGATTTGCAATTCTTATATTGATATTGTTCCGGGTCATGTTCACTTACGAGAACTTGCTGATGTAGCAAAAGAAGCAATTCGAAAAGCAGGAGGTATTCCTTTTGAGTTTAATACAATTGGCGTTGATGATGGAATTGCGATGGGACATATTGGAATGCGCTATTCATTGCCTAGTCGTGAATTAATTGCCGATGCAGCGGAGACGGTAATAAATGCTCACTGGTTTGACGGTGTTTTCTATATTCCTAACTGTGACAAAATTACCCCCGGAATGATTATGGCTGCAGTTCGTACCAACGTTCCTTCAATTTTTTGTTCCGGTGGTCCAATGAAAGCAGGAATTGATTTAAAAGGACATAAGGCGACTTTATCTTCGATGTTTGAAGCTGTTGGTGCTTATAAAGATGGCAAAATGTCAGAAGTGGATTTTAATTATTTAGAACAAAATGCTTGTCCCACTTGTGGCTCTTGTGCCGGTATGTTTACTGCCAACTCTATGAATTGTTTGTTAGAAATTTTAGGACTGGCATTACCAGGTAATGGGACAATTTTAGCTGTTTCTAAGGAACGAAAAGAATTAGTAAGGAAATCAGCTCATCATTTAATGAATCTTGTGAAAAAACAAATAAAGCCGCGTGATATTGTGACAAAAGCAGCAATCGATGATGCTTTTGCACTAGATATGGCAATGGGAGGATCGACAAATACAGTGTTACACGCCTTAGCAATCGCAAATGAAGCACAAATTAAGTATAACTTGGAAGAAGTTAATACAATTGCAAAACGGATTCCTTATCTAGCAAAAATTGCGCCATCTTCAGCTTATTCTATGGAGGATGTATACAAAGCAGGTGGTGTTTCTGCCATCATTAATGAATTAGTTCACATTGAAGGCGCGATTCACGCTAACCGAATTACAGTAACTGGTAAAACAATTCGAGAAAATGTTGAACAGGCTGCAATTAAAAATGAAGAAGTTATTCATCCAAAAGAAAATCCCTATAGTCCTGTTGGGGGGCTGTCAATTTTATATGGCAATATCGCACCAGAAGGTAGTGTCATCAAAGTTGGTGGAGTAGATCCTAGTATCAAGGTTTTTGTAGGAAAAGCAATTTGTTTTGATTCACATGATGCAGCGGTGAGCGCTATTGACAATCAGCTTGTTCAAAAAGGTCATGTAGTTGTTATTCGTTATGAGGGACCAAAAGGTGGACCAGGAATGCCAGAAATGTTAGCGCCGACATCGAGTATTGTTGGACGCGGTTTGGGAAAAGATGTGGCATTGATTACAGATGGACGTTTTTCAGGAGCGACAAGAGGAATAGCCGTTGGACACATTTCACCTGAGGCAGCAAGTGGTGGACCATTGGCTCTCATTTGCAATGGTGACGAAATCACAATTGACCTTATAAAACGAACCATTAACGTGAATTTATCTCAAGAGGAAATGGCCACTCGCAAAGAAGAATTACCACAATTTAAACGTAAAATCCAAAAGGGGTGGTTAGCGCGCTATTCAGCTTTTGTCACCTCAGCTCATACTGGTGGAATCATGAAATTACCAGAGGAAATGGAGTGAAATAGATGGCAAATACGCAAAAAAATACAAATGTAGCAGCAGAATTTTCGGGGGCAAAATTATTATTAGATTGTTTGGCAAAACAAGATGTGGAAATTATTTTTGGCTATCCTGGCGGTTCGGTCTTGCCATTATATGACGTACTTTATCAAGAACGTATTCCCAACATTTTAACCCGTCATGAACAAGGAGCGATTCATGCAGCACAAGGTTATGCTAAGTCGACTGGAAAACCGGGTGTTGTTATCGTTACGAGTGGACCAGGAGCGACAAATGTTGTGACAGGAATTGCAGATGCTATGAGTGACTCAGTTCCCTTAGTTGTTATTACAGGGCAAGTAGTGACACAAGGAATTGGTAAAGATGCTTTTCAGGAAGCAGATATTTTAGGTATCACTCTACCAATTACAAAAAATAATTATCAAGTCCGCAATAGTAACGACTTGCCTAGAATTTTAAACGAAGCCTTTCATATCGCCACTACAGGTCGCAAAGGACCTGTAGTTATCGACTTACCAAAAGATGTGTCAGTTTGTCAAACGACCGAAAAACCATCAAATGAATGCCATTTGCAAAGTTATCAACCCAATACGCAGCCATCTGAACTAAAGATAAATCGTTTAATGGGAAAATTAGCAGAAGCAAAATGTCCAGTAGTTTTGGCTGGTGGCGGTGTTGTGGCAGCAAATGCGGCAATAGAGCTTACTCGTTTCGTTGAAAAATATCAGATTCCTACGATCTCAAGTTTGCTTGGCTTAGGTGTTCTTTCAAGTAATCACCAATTATTTTTAGGCATGGCAGGAATGCACGGATCTTATGCCGCAAATATGGCATTAGCAGAGTGTGATCTTTTGATTAACTTTGGGTGTCGTTTTTCTGACCGCTTAGCAACTTCGCCAGCCGACTTTGCTAAAAATGCAGCAATTGTACACGTGGATATTGATCCTACTGAAATTGGTAAAATCATTCCAACTACTATTCCGATTGTAGCAGATGTAAAAAAGACACTTTTGAGTATGCTGAATAAAGAAATTAAAATGTCTGATATAAAAAAATGGCAATCGCTTTGCAAGCAACGAAAACAGGACAAACCATTTACTTATGATCGTAATAATATTGCTGAGATTAAGCCACAAAAAGTAATTGAGCTTGTGGGAAATTTGACAAACGGAAATGCTTATGTAGCTACGGATGTTGGGCAACATCAAATGTGGGTAGCACAGTATTATCCTTTTAAATTTGCCAATCAGTTGATTACAAGCGGTGGATTAGGCACTATGGGTTATGGTATTCCTGCTGGCATTGGGGCTAAACTTGGTAACCCTGATAGTCAAATTGTAGTTTTTGTTGGGGATGGCGGCTTTCAAATGACCAATCAAGAGCTTGCCATTTTAAATGAACACCAGTTAGATATTAAATTTATTTTGCTAAATAATCATTCACTAGGAATGGTGCGACAATGGCAGGAAGTATTCTTTGATAATCGGCGCTCGCAATCTGTTTTTAAAAATTCACCAGATTTCGTAATGTTGGCAGAAGCTTATGGCATCAATGGGGACAAAATTGAAAATCCAAAAACGATGGAAGAAGATTTTATAAAGGCTTTTAATAAACCTGGGCCAGGCTTAATTGAAGTTGTTGTCTCGTCTACTGAACATGTTTTACCTATGATTCCACCGGGAAAAGCCAATGATCAAATGGTAGGGGTGGACTAAAATGAAACGGATGATTACGGCGATGGTCTACAATCACGTTGGTGTTTTGAGTCGAATTAGCAGTGTTTTATATCGTCGACAAGTAAACATCGAGAGTATTTCTGTTGGCGAAACCGAAAATAAAGACATTTCCCGCATGACTTTTGTTATTAATGTGGAGACTTTAGCTGAGGTTGAACAAGTTACCAAACAATTAAATAAGCAAATTGCCGTCGTAAAAGTTTCCGATATTACCGATGTGCCACATCTTGAGCGGGAATTGGCACTTATAAAGGTGAATGCTCCTGCTGAAATGAGAACAGAAATTAAAACGATGATTGAACCATTTCGGGCAGATGTTGTTGATGTCAGTATCAAAACTATTGCCATTCAAATTGCAGGATCTTCTGAAAAAGTAGCAGCGTGTATAGATATTTTACGACCATATGGCATTAAAGAAATGGCACGTACAGGAATTACCGGTTTTACTAGAGGTTAATTGCAAGCAATTGCTGTTAATATAATTTTGATTATTGGAGGGAATTTAAGATGGTAAAAGTTTACTATGAAAATAATGTCGACCAAGATGCATTAGCAGACAAAACAATTACAATTGTAGGTTATGGTTCACAAGGACATGCGCATGCCCAAAATCTGCGTGATACAGGACACAATGTTATTATTGGTATTCGTGAGGGAAAGTCCGCAATAGCAGCTCGTGAAGATGGCTTTACTGTAAAGTCAGTAGCTGAGGCGACAAAAGAAAGTGAAGTTATTATGATTTTAGCACCGGATGAAATTCAAGGTATACTTTACGATAATGAAATTGCTCCCAATCTTACAGCTGGCAATGCACTAGCTTTTGCTCATGGATTTAATATCCATTTTAATGTTATCACGCCTCCTACAGATGTTGATATTTTCTTAGTTGCGCCAAAAGGACCAGGTCACTTGGTACGCCGTACTTTCACAGAAGGGTTTGCGGTGCCAGCTTTATTTGCGGTATATCAAGATGCTACTGGTAAGGCAAAAGACCTCGCGTTATCTTATGCAAAAGGAATCGGAGCTACTCGCGTTGGGGTATTGGAGACAACTTTTAGAGAAGAAACTGAAACAGATCTATTTGGAGAACAGGCTGTTTTATGTGGTGGCTTAACTTCAATGATTGAAGCGGGTTTTGAAACGTTAGTTGAAGCAGGATACCAACCAGAACTTGCTTATTTTGAAGTATGCCACGAAATGAAATTAATTATTGATTTGATTTATGAAGGTGGCTTTTCTAAAATGCGTCATTCTATTTCCAATACAGCTGAATATGGTGACTATGTTTCTGGTCCTCGTGTTATTACAGCAGAAACGAAAAAACATATGAAAGAAGTGTTAACTGATATTCAAAACGGCAAATTTGCTAAAGGTTTCATTAAAGATAATAAAGCTGATTTCTTTGCGTTTAATAAAATGAGAAAAGAAAATGCAGGACATCAAATTGAACAAGTTGGTAAAGAACTAAGAAAAATGATGCCTTTTGTGACGAAAAAAGATTAATTTTTGGAGGTGAGCACCTTGGATTTGATAACGGATGCCGAGGTTAAATGTGCATACCAAGTTTTAAAAGAAGTAGTTAGTCACACCCCGTTACAATACGATCGCTACTTGTCTGAAAAGTATGAGGCAACGATTTTATTAAAGAGGGAAGATTTACAAAAAGTTCGATCTTTCAAATTAAGAGGTGCGTATTATGCCATTAAAAAAATCCCCCGTGAACAATTAATTAACGGCGTAGTTTGCGCAAGCGCTGGTAATCATGCGCAAGGTGTTGCCTACACTAGTCGTGAAATGGATATTTTTGCTATCATCTTTATGCCCACAACTACACCAAAACAAAAAATTGCACAAGTAGAATTTTTCGGTGGTAATAAAGTTTCCATTAAATTAATAGGTGATACATTTGATGCTTCAGCAAAGGCCGCAAAAGAATTCGCCGCAAAACATACAATGACATTTATTGATCCTTTTGATGAGTCAAATATTATTGCCGGTCAAGGTACACTAGCGCTTGAGATGATGCTAGATGCTAAAAAAAAAGGTTTTGAACCGGATTACATTTTAGCCGCTATTGGTGGGGGTGGATTAATCAGTGGTATTGCTTCATATGTAAAGAACACCAATCCAGCAACAAAAATTATTGGAATCGAACCAAAGGGAGCGCCCTCTATGCAAGCAGCTTTTGATCACGCTGGCCCAGTTTCGTTAAAACAAATTGATAACTTTGTCGATGGTGCTGCAGTTAAGAAAGTAGGTTCTCTAACGTATTTTCATGCTAAAAATTATTTGGATGCTGTAACAGTAGTTGATGAAGGGCTAGTTTGTGCAACCATTTTAGAGCTATATGCTAAGCAAGCAATTGTAGCTGAACCTGCTGGTGCTCTTAGTGTGGCAGCACTAGAAGTTTTAAAAGAGAAAATTAAAGGAAAAACAGTTATTTGTGTTATCAGTGGGGGAAATAATGATATTAGTCGTATGGCAGAAATTGAAGAACGATCACTCGTTTATGCCGGGTTGCAGCATTATTTTGTGGTTAATTTTCCGCAACGCCCAGGTGCTTTAAAGGAGTTTGTGAGTAAAGTTTTAGGCCCAAATGATGATATTACGCGTTTTGAGTATACAAAAAAGATTAATCGCGGTACAGGTCCTGTCGTCTTAGGAATATTGCTTAGAAAGACTAATGATTTGAGTGCCCTATTATTGCGTTTAAGTGAGTTTGATCCGGCTTATATCAACTTACAAACAGCTCCGTCCCTTTATACTCTATTGGTTTAAGGAATTAAGTTTAAAATTAAAAAACATAATTTTCTTGTAGATAATAAAACCAGCTTCAACTAAAATGTACTAATGATTTTTAGTGTTACGGATTTTATATGAAACGTTTTTTCCTAACACACAGTATGCGTCTTGTTTATATAAGGTAAGTTGTTTGCGGCAAAAAGAAAAACGTGCTATATTAACAAAGCGTAAATATTACGTTTTAAATGCTCAAAAAATTGTCTGCTGGCTTAAAAAAGAAAGGACAGCAAAATGGCAAAAAAATCAAAGATTGCAAAAGCAAAA
The genomic region above belongs to Enterococcus saigonensis and contains:
- the ilvN gene encoding acetolactate synthase small subunit, whose product is MKRMITAMVYNHVGVLSRISSVLYRRQVNIESISVGETENKDISRMTFVINVETLAEVEQVTKQLNKQIAVVKVSDITDVPHLERELALIKVNAPAEMRTEIKTMIEPFRADVVDVSIKTIAIQIAGSSEKVAACIDILRPYGIKEMARTGITGFTRG
- the ilvC gene encoding ketol-acid reductoisomerase; translation: MVKVYYENNVDQDALADKTITIVGYGSQGHAHAQNLRDTGHNVIIGIREGKSAIAAREDGFTVKSVAEATKESEVIMILAPDEIQGILYDNEIAPNLTAGNALAFAHGFNIHFNVITPPTDVDIFLVAPKGPGHLVRRTFTEGFAVPALFAVYQDATGKAKDLALSYAKGIGATRVGVLETTFREETETDLFGEQAVLCGGLTSMIEAGFETLVEAGYQPELAYFEVCHEMKLIIDLIYEGGFSKMRHSISNTAEYGDYVSGPRVITAETKKHMKEVLTDIQNGKFAKGFIKDNKADFFAFNKMRKENAGHQIEQVGKELRKMMPFVTKKD
- a CDS encoding C39 family peptidase, which encodes MIKKAFLLVLVLTATFLLQTTTFKTNKKGIQSFEKTTNTINLDQKLVSDTLLDIPLENQFEGDVPLENGCEITALSMLLQFYGYETNKNELAQKLVYVPVYEDEENDIHGDPRSGFVGNIYEGYLAMGGFVEPVAKVAKTIVQNDYHVMNSNNTDFDVLLQQVKAGSPVWIVTTVDFVVPTEGDFMLWQTNNGSVSVTSLCHAVVMTGVKGSNVYVNDPYGQKNKAVNYEILKRIYEKMGSQSLYLIK
- the ilvD gene encoding dihydroxy-acid dehydratase; its protein translation is MRSDQIKKGLDAAPARSLLYATGHVKNIQDMNKPFIAICNSYIDIVPGHVHLRELADVAKEAIRKAGGIPFEFNTIGVDDGIAMGHIGMRYSLPSRELIADAAETVINAHWFDGVFYIPNCDKITPGMIMAAVRTNVPSIFCSGGPMKAGIDLKGHKATLSSMFEAVGAYKDGKMSEVDFNYLEQNACPTCGSCAGMFTANSMNCLLEILGLALPGNGTILAVSKERKELVRKSAHHLMNLVKKQIKPRDIVTKAAIDDAFALDMAMGGSTNTVLHALAIANEAQIKYNLEEVNTIAKRIPYLAKIAPSSAYSMEDVYKAGGVSAIINELVHIEGAIHANRITVTGKTIRENVEQAAIKNEEVIHPKENPYSPVGGLSILYGNIAPEGSVIKVGGVDPSIKVFVGKAICFDSHDAAVSAIDNQLVQKGHVVVIRYEGPKGGPGMPEMLAPTSSIVGRGLGKDVALITDGRFSGATRGIAVGHISPEAASGGPLALICNGDEITIDLIKRTINVNLSQEEMATRKEELPQFKRKIQKGWLARYSAFVTSAHTGGIMKLPEEME
- the ilvB gene encoding biosynthetic-type acetolactate synthase large subunit, with amino-acid sequence MANTQKNTNVAAEFSGAKLLLDCLAKQDVEIIFGYPGGSVLPLYDVLYQERIPNILTRHEQGAIHAAQGYAKSTGKPGVVIVTSGPGATNVVTGIADAMSDSVPLVVITGQVVTQGIGKDAFQEADILGITLPITKNNYQVRNSNDLPRILNEAFHIATTGRKGPVVIDLPKDVSVCQTTEKPSNECHLQSYQPNTQPSELKINRLMGKLAEAKCPVVLAGGGVVAANAAIELTRFVEKYQIPTISSLLGLGVLSSNHQLFLGMAGMHGSYAANMALAECDLLINFGCRFSDRLATSPADFAKNAAIVHVDIDPTEIGKIIPTTIPIVADVKKTLLSMLNKEIKMSDIKKWQSLCKQRKQDKPFTYDRNNIAEIKPQKVIELVGNLTNGNAYVATDVGQHQMWVAQYYPFKFANQLITSGGLGTMGYGIPAGIGAKLGNPDSQIVVFVGDGGFQMTNQELAILNEHQLDIKFILLNNHSLGMVRQWQEVFFDNRRSQSVFKNSPDFVMLAEAYGINGDKIENPKTMEEDFIKAFNKPGPGLIEVVVSSTEHVLPMIPPGKANDQMVGVD
- a CDS encoding HU family DNA-binding protein, with product MANKAELIEKVAQATDLTKKDATAAVDAVFSTIQDALAKGEKVQLIGFGNFEVRSRAARKGRNPQTGDEIEIPASKVPAFKPGKALKDAVK
- the der gene encoding ribosome biogenesis GTPase Der — protein: MANPTLAIVGRPNVGKSTIFNRIAGERISIVEDTPGVTRDRIYANGEWLGRDFSIIDTGGIDLGDEPFMEQIKHQAEIAIDEADVIIFVTSAKEGVTDADEMVARILYRSNKPVILAVNKVDNPEMRSEIYEFYSLGLGDPYPISGSHGLGLGDVLDEAVKHFTDEMEEEDEGVIKFSLIGRPNVGKSSLINAILGEDRVIVSDIEGTTRDAIDTHFISENGQEFLMIDTAGMRKRGKVYESTEKYSVMRAMRAIERSDVVLMVLNGEEGIREQDKRVAGYAHEAGKGIIIVVNKWDLVEKETNTMRDFETEIRDEFQYLDYAPIIFVSAVTKQRLNKLPELIEEVSMNQNLRVPSAVLNDIIMDAVAINPTPTDKGKRLKIFYATQVAVKPPTFIIFVNEEELMHFSYARFLENQIRKAFTFEGTPIRVIARRRK
- the ilvA gene encoding threonine ammonia-lyase IlvA, with translation MDLITDAEVKCAYQVLKEVVSHTPLQYDRYLSEKYEATILLKREDLQKVRSFKLRGAYYAIKKIPREQLINGVVCASAGNHAQGVAYTSREMDIFAIIFMPTTTPKQKIAQVEFFGGNKVSIKLIGDTFDASAKAAKEFAAKHTMTFIDPFDESNIIAGQGTLALEMMLDAKKKGFEPDYILAAIGGGGLISGIASYVKNTNPATKIIGIEPKGAPSMQAAFDHAGPVSLKQIDNFVDGAAVKKVGSLTYFHAKNYLDAVTVVDEGLVCATILELYAKQAIVAEPAGALSVAALEVLKEKIKGKTVICVISGGNNDISRMAEIEERSLVYAGLQHYFVVNFPQRPGALKEFVSKVLGPNDDITRFEYTKKINRGTGPVVLGILLRKTNDLSALLLRLSEFDPAYINLQTAPSLYTLLV